Proteins encoded within one genomic window of Bacillus sp. F19:
- a CDS encoding DsbA family oxidoreductase — translation MKIEVWSDFVCPFCYIGKRRLEEALAEFPHKDLVEVVYKSFELDQNAPLNSGKTIDEALASKYGMTIEQAKEANAGIGQQAKSAGLTFRFDEMKPTNTFDAHRLVKFAKTHGKEGTMTENLLYAYFTDNKDLGNHHTLADLAEASGLERQKALEVLDDKSSFAAEVRKDEGIAQQYGISGVPFFVINQKYAISGAQRAETFAGALQKVWEEENPEPTLQDLSEESGNDAFCADGSCAVPPNKE, via the coding sequence ATGAAAATTGAAGTATGGTCTGACTTTGTCTGTCCATTTTGTTATATAGGTAAGCGCAGATTAGAAGAAGCGCTGGCTGAATTTCCGCATAAAGATCTAGTTGAAGTTGTCTATAAGAGCTTTGAATTGGATCAAAATGCTCCCCTAAACAGCGGGAAAACGATTGATGAGGCATTGGCATCCAAATACGGCATGACGATTGAACAAGCGAAGGAAGCGAATGCCGGAATCGGGCAGCAGGCAAAAAGTGCTGGTCTGACATTCCGCTTTGACGAGATGAAGCCAACGAATACATTTGACGCTCACCGCCTGGTGAAGTTTGCTAAAACACATGGTAAAGAGGGGACTATGACAGAAAACCTTCTTTACGCCTATTTTACAGATAATAAAGACTTGGGAAATCATCATACCCTTGCAGATCTGGCAGAAGCATCAGGTCTTGAGCGCCAGAAAGCATTAGAAGTTCTGGATGACAAAAGTTCATTTGCAGCTGAAGTGAGAAAAGATGAAGGAATTGCGCAGCAATACGGCATAAGCGGAGTACCCTTTTTCGTCATCAATCAAAAATATGCGATTTCAGGGGCGCAGCGGGCAGAAACATTTGCAGGTGCACTTCAGAAGGTTTGGGAAGAAGAAAATCCTGAACCTACCTTGCAGGACCTGTCTGAAGAAAGCGGTAATGACGCATTTTGCGCAGACGGAAGCTGTGCTGTACCGCCGAACAAGGAGTAG